From the genome of Megalopta genalis isolate 19385.01 chromosome 13, iyMegGena1_principal, whole genome shotgun sequence:
GTATTTACAATTTTGTTAATTTTCCTCTACAAGCAGTAGGGGGAACTTGATTGTTAACCAAATGCGAAACTGCTTGAACCGCATCGCGTTCAACTCTTAAGTTCGTTGTAGCAGCTGGTAAAATGCGGGGATCAGCTTCGATAAAAGCCAAAGACGAAgccaagcctcgaataatcgtgtctcctcttcccaaatttacgtaagaatttattgtaacaaGCGACCTCCGAAAACGACGCGGCGATGAACCGCGCGACGTTCTTTCGCACGCGGCGCTTTTACTATTCGGCGATCGTGAAAAACGCTTTCCGATCAAAGAAACGTCCCGCGTGCGCTGGACTAGCGGTTAATTAACAGTCGGTCCAGTCTCTTCCCCTGTTTTGTCAGTCAAACGGTTGTTACGCGATGCAATTCCAGCAATTCCGCCAATTATTGGCTGGGTCAAACGGCGAGTTACGGCTTACGGCTCACGGCTTACGGTGCTCGCAACGGGAAAGAAAGAGCACACCGGTGACAATTATCGTCGACAACAGTTTAATCTCTTTCTCCGCGAAGACATCCTACTTCCCTAATTTAATTAGCGCTCGGCGTCCGCGGAAAATACGTTCTGTGACGTCGTTCGTTCCTTCCCCGGCGATCGGAACCGTACCGCATAGGCGTATTCTTACCGAAATCGAAATTGCAATCTTCTTTCCAGGGAAAAGCAATCTTCCCTGCTCGCGAGTAAACGCGTCGCGATGATCGACTTCTAATTGGCCGCACGAGACAAAGATCTATTGCGTTGAccgagaatttattatattgtttattatatatagtatatataatatttcatattatattattataatatttattatatataatataatatttatatattatatttattattataatattatataatattatatatataaaatcccCAAATGGGGATCGTGACAGTTAATGGGCTAATCGAGCGGGGCTAACGAAAGATTGGCAAATCGGTTGCTCGCGTTTCCGCGATCGTTTCGCCGCACTAATATTCCCATTCTTGTTACAGGGACGAGCGAAGCGGTTCGTGGTTCACCGGACGATTTCTGTCGCCTGTTCCGGCTGGAGATTTCCCGTCGAGCCTTGTTCCCGTCTGACAATCGGAACTCGATTCCGCGTCGAGACGATTTCACAAGCGGAGCGTCCGCCGTCGCAGTCGTCGAAATAAAGAGGAATTCACCGGGGGAACACGCGAGGAGCACCCGGACGCCGCGAACGAAAAATCGCTAGAAGACCATCCTGGAAAATAGCATCGAACGTCCACGCGAACCCGACGTGCTTCCGGCCCGGAATTCCACGATTCCGGCGGGCTTCGCGACCGAGCCGCAATAATCGGAGCGGTATTACCATTTGAACTCGACTTTGAACCTGCGGATCTTTAATTACTCTTCCACGATGTCGCATCCGAGAGTTATCCTTGGACTTCGTTGAAGGTTGAAAGCCTAACGCGATCTTCGCTGATCGATTAACAGAACTAATCTAAGTCGTTCCCCGATCGAATACTCGAGCCGTCGCGTCACGGTCTTTCATGCTAGATTTCTGAGGATCGCACAGCAATAGGCTGGACCGGTCCAAAGATCGCCTCCGCTTTTCTCTCTTCTGGCTGCTTCTGCGAGCAGATCGTATTCTAGGGATCGTGATCGATGTCGAAACGACGACGGCCACGCTGGCTGAATAAACCGAATCCGCGGGTGTTTTCCCCCAGCGAATCGCGTCGCCGTTAACGGAACAACCTGTGCCGAGAGCAAGACACAGCCTGGCCACGAGGGCAATGCCGTCGGACGTCGACGTTCACAGATGTTCAAACACCGTCTGTTTGCGCGAAAGCCGACGATACTGCCGCCGGTGTTCGCAGATAAGGCTCCGTCGTATTCCTAGAAACGATTTCTTGTCGGTCCTCGACGCGAATTTCGCGGGCGAGAATCGATCGGCCCGATCCGGTTCGCGACGGTTGAAACGCCGTCGAAAAATGCCGTTCTCGAATACGGAAGCAACCAACGATCCTTCTGCTCCGAAGGACTCGGTCCAATccgattattcgattaaatcGAGCCTCGGTTCGTTTCCGTGGCACCGCGATCGCCGGCGAACAGAAAGAAATTCCTCGAAGCGGAATCTCGACGAGCTTGCTCGCCAATTTATTAAATAACGCGCTCGAACGAAATCTCCGCGGGACGCGGGAACATGCACGGTAAATTCTTCTTCGGCTTGTGAACGAAAATAGgcaatttggagagaggagaaTGAggaatttctcccggaaatgccaaatttcggattgctgtgaatttctctgtgctagtcctacacgactatgtaatttattgctacgtcgatgctaagggtcgaaaAGATCGCTTTGATCAGCTTAATTAACCCATTAACTGCCACGATCCCCATATGGGGATTTTGGAATTTCTCGAGCACCACTTTTGGCGCGaagaatacataatatataatgtataatataataaatattatatataatatatttataatataataatattaataatataatatgtttataatataataatatacacagAGAAAGAGGAGGCAAAAATGATCCTGTAAAGAAGAAACTGTCTTCTCAAATCCTCCGTttctgtttgcaagctgaataaaaattagggagaatttattgtatcgcTGCCTCCCCGAGACGATTTCCCGGAAACGAAGAAAAGTGGCCCGGCGAATGTCGAGCCGGGCGATACGGCGCCGTTTGTTCTGTGCGACGCGGGGAGATGGAACAGAGGACACCGGGAGTTTATTATAGAAAATCGCCCGTAAACTTCTGGTTTATTCGGCACGGATAGGATCTCGCTAATGGAAGATACGGCCGGGAACGGTCGACATGGATCAACGATGATCCCTATTGCAGCCGTTTTTCGCGCTCGATCCGCGCGCGCGTGTCCGCCTGTTTCAATTTCCGCGACGGAAAGACCGATAGTAAAGGCGCGGCGACGGCGCGCCGTGACGAGTCGGAACACGAGAAACGCGTTGCGCTTTTATTCGCGGCTTCAATTTCTGTGTCATCGGTGCGACGGTGACGCCAATCGTTCGACGTATCGCCAAGTAATTCCCCATATCTTCGTCCTGCCGCGATGATAAAGCGAAACGAATCTTTAATCGGAAGTGCGACCGTATGAGAACGATTCGTCACGCGTCGCCGTTTCGATCGGGGGACCGTCCGGCGCATCTTTGTTTTTAATTTACGGGAGAAAAATATTCCATCGCGAGTCTCATTGTATAACagtttcgattgaattcgagAAATCATTATTctgttatatacatatactatattataatactattatatactatattataatacttttatatactactataaaatattataatactataatactactgTATTATACTACTGCTATACtattgtataatatagtatacatatgtatataataatgataatgactTCTCGAATGGATGGATACAAGATTTTTAATTAGCCTTAATAGCCAAAATACGGGAAGATGATAGATTTATACTGTGCTAGGTCTGCTCTAATAAGGACAGTCTTAAAAATAGGAGTAGCGTTCTAAGCATTGCGACGAAGCGAACGTATGGATGTTAacatatttaaccctttcgaccGTAGCGAAACACGTGCGACCCAGCGATTTTTTCCGATCGCAAAAGAGACAATCGTGTCTCGCAGATGCGTGATTTTGCGCCAATCTAATGTGTCTCTGACTGTACACCACTACCTTTAATCGATAATAACGTCGATTAGGCGCTATGTACAGCGACAAGACATGCTGGATAGCTTTTATTTAGAATCGGTATCGATCGCAGAGTCGCAGTGCCAAAAATTTCGTTTTCTATACGAACAAATTAAcgatttttcataattttcgcaTCGTAGGCTTCCGGTTTACAGATCAAAGTGATCTTTttgacccttagcatcgacgtagcgatAAATTACATAGttgtaggactagcacagagaaattcacagcaacccgaaatttggcatttccgggagaaattactgtatttggatCGACAGTGAACGAAACGACCCAGGGTTCGATCCCTCGCTGTTTCTTTTTCTGTTATCTTCCACGAGATCGCGAGAACCATGCTCGATTGTCAGGGACTCGTTAATATCGAGCCGGATAATGAAAACGGCGAGGACAAGGCGGCCGTGGTCCGCGCGGAGTCCGCTCTCCTGGACGACGCGCGTTAAATCGAATTGAAAATCCGCTTCGAAAGGAACACGGTCGAATCGGCAAAGTGCAATTTCCCGGCCGGAAATTACATCGGcgtggcgtcgcgacgccgtgcTGTGGAGAAAGCTCCGTCGAGGACGCTCCGTttgcggagagagagagagagagagagagagagagagagaaacgctgCGGCGGACGTGCACGCGCGTAAACACGCTCGCAAACACGCCGGCAAACACGATCGCGTCCTTAAACGGCCGAACAAACAGCGCGACGGCTTTGCGCGGACGTGGAAAAGGTGCTTGTTCGTATCGTTGCTGTGCTCACAATTCGCCGCGTAGACAATAAAAGCGTCGCTGGAACGGCAAACCGTTCACCGTTTCGATTTACGCCCCCGCGATCGCCGAACTTGGATACACGCGACGGAACCGGCCGCGgtgaattccaagcgaaatgTTACTACTCGTTGTTGGAGAAAACGCGAGAACGAGAGCGAAGTCGAGGATATCGCGTATTGCATATGTTTTCTATATTGCATGTTTTGTTGCATATATCTATTTTTGTATCCatccgagcgccaattaggcagaatttactgtatctcgcGTCACGCGTGCTCTCTACGCCTCGTTGTACACTAATTTTCGAGCTCGATCTTCGAGCAAAGCCTAAAGCATTTGCAGCAACGTCAATGGTCTCGTTGATAAAGGTGAAAAGAAGCCGCTGTGGACGTTTATGCAAATGTATATGCTCGCAGGAAAGAGATAAATTGATGGGTCttagagagagaaattgatttCATCATTAGAGGATCACAAAACTACAATCAAGTTCTCCCTACTGCTTGTAGAGAAAAAGTAACAAAATTGTAAATATGTTCTAAGAAGAAACACCGAATttgtaatacagtaatttctccctcaTTCGCGCTCAGAGCgcgcacgaaaatgaacaatttgggaagcgaagGTCGATTAATCAagtctcgcgtctcgtttttatgattattaacaatcggtaacaatctggaacaatcgtatctcctcttcccaaattgctaATTTTTGTTccgaagctgaaggaaaattaggatgAATTTACCGTAGCCGGTCCTCGGCCTGGCACGATAAACCGGCGACCGTCTGCGTTCCGCTAATGATTTCGCGTGCTTCCATTAAAGACACGTGCAAACGCTGTCTTTATTTCTTATCAATCTGTCGTTGTGCAATCGTCAGGCTTACTGCTGCATCTGCGGCGGCCGATGGAATTAGACGAGCGGGAATGGTCCGTGAAATCTACGCGAGAATAATTAGATAAATCGTCGGGCTTCCTCGTACGACGACGTTGCTCGTTCGGAGAACTTGCTAAGAAACGGAAGAAAATATGTATGCACAGTaaagtctctctaatcgacgctcggattgcgcagaaaaattgtacaacttgggaagaagcgatacaattattcgaacgtGTTGCGTGCTCGCTTGCGCAaacactcgaataatcgtatcagccCGATCGTCGCGAGACGGTTGTGCCCGCACGATGAAATTTCGGATGAATCGCAAGACGATCTCTGGCCGATCTCTCGACGATCAACGACTCGAAACGCTTGTAAGCTTGCCGACGTCGTTGCCGGTTGCTGCACGCACACCGCCAACGACTCGAGTAGGCGTGAAAAGAAAAGGTGTCCGATACGATGATGAAGTTGTCGATGCGTGTTGCTGCCGTAAGCTCCGACAAGGGAGAAGCTAGGACCAAGGCCACATACGCAACAAGACCTAGTTTGTAGGACTTCTCCAGGCAGTTAATACGACGGTTCGATATGTTGGCAACGGTGCAGCGGCGTGCttccttaaaaaaaaaaaatgttcacGTTTGCACGCGTTATCTCGTCGTCGAAGACGATCCCGTCCTTCTCGGGTGAACTCGTTTAAGTTGCGGCACGCTGCTTCGAAATCTTGTAACCTGAATGTACGGCGCGCGACACGGCATTTATAAGCATGCGATCGTTCGTTCGATCGAAGTCTATGGTTTTAGCTTATGGTTGCCCGTTTCGCAGCTAACATTAATatcttataataattaatacgtatataataataattaataatatattattataatatatatatatatacatatatatattatatatattattatataattaattaattatatatatatatatatatatatatatatatatatatatatatattatattataatatattatatatttagcttatatatatataagctaAATATAACCATAagctatatacatattataataattaatacctTTGCGTACAATCCAatcgtcaattaaggagaattgaCTGTACCTTCGATCCTTGGATCGAACCGTCCGCGTCCAGTCGAGCCGGCGTTCCCGGTTCCCTTCAATTACCCGTTGATTGGCCGAAAAAAGCCGCGGACAAGTCGGCCGCAGCGTTCCAAGCCCTCGCCGGAACGTTAAGTCCGAGCAGGATCGTATGGCGGACGAGCAACAGATTCCATCGAGCTTCACCGAACCGACTTTAATCAATTCTAACGAGCATCCCGACTGTCTAGGGTAAGTGGGTTTCCCTCGGTACACGAAAAGCTCATTTTACATCCTCCGGGAACACGGCGGAGCCGAGGGGGTGCGACGAGGCACGAGGAGAGGCGATGAGGAGCCGAGCCCCGGCTGCCCTTCGGTGAAAGTCGACGTCGCTCGAGCTTCGAGCTTTCGTCTTCGCGTCGGCGATGAGCTTGCGGACCGTCAGTCGAGTCTCGTGTCTCGTCGGCGAAGCACGCGCCACCCTTCGCGCACGCACCCTTTCTCGATcattctctccccctctctctatatctctctctctctctttttttttctttctcgatCTCACGGCGCCGCGATCGTTCAGGATGTGCCCGCGAACGATCGCGATCGCGTTCCTCGATTGAACTCTCCGCGAGAAGACTCTTCGCTCTTGTTCGAAGGGCAGCGCTCGTACGGAAAAATATCTGGCGATGAGGCGGCAGATCGGCGTTCGGCTGATCGAGCGATGAGATCCAGGGATCGCTGAACGGCGTGCCAAAGGGAATACCGCCGCACGTGTGACCGTCGCGAACCATGGTGGACAAACTGCACGAGTACGAGGGGTTCGCCGGGAGGGTGCACGGTGTCCGGGACAAGATCAAGGAGAAATGGGAGGTGTGGAAGGAGTGGAAGAGCGGCGTGCCCCTCGACCAGGGCGTCGAGGGGGTCCTCAACCATCTGCGGGGCCCGCCGAAGCTCGAGAGGACCTTGGACGATTACGCGCACGTCTACAGGTACGTTACATCGGCCGGCGATTTCTCAGATTATTCGCCGATCTACGTATACGACGAAACAACGTTGCGTGTtctatatgtgtgtgtgtgtgttcgtcAGGAAAAAGTCGCGGGGAGAATTGGTGCGGGTGTCCGCAGCCGTGATGGGAATCGAGTTCTCGTACGCGGCGGAGaccgcgttcgtttcgccgacCCTTTTGAAGATCGGCGTGGACCATCAGCACATGACCTTGGTATGGGCGCTGAGCCCTCTGATCGGCTTCTTCGTCACCCCGATTTTGGGCAGCCTGAGCGACCGATGCAGATCGAAGCACGGCAGGCGAAGGCCGTTCATCTTCCTCCTCGCGATTGGGGTGCTGATAGGTGAACCATATTCTTAACCGGCGAAGTCCCTTCTCTCTGGATCCGTCATGATAATCGACCGTTTCCTCAGGATTGATTCTGGTCCCGAACGGCGAGGGTTTGGGCTACGCGTTCGGCGACACCCCTCCGGTTCACACGAACTACACCGTTCCACTCGGGCACCGGACCACGGCGAAACAGGGAAAGGAAGACGCTCCGAAGCCACCCTCGCACTCCTGGGGGATCTTCTTCACGATCCTGGGCACGGTGCTCCTGGATTTCGACGCCGACGCTTGTCAAAGCCCTGCCAGGGCGTATCTGCTCGACGTCACCACGCCTGGCAAGTAaataacagtaaattctccccgattgacaatttgggaagagaaatatattaaataaataataagtattcgttataatataatgataataaattaaataaaaaaatgtactaataatggataataataatataatataatattcgttATTATaaagaaatagtataatattCGTTATAATTTAGGgttgtttttatagctgttggcAACCGGTAGAAGAACTGTGCAACATTTGAgacacattactgtacattgatATACTTTGTTTTATTATAatgcataataaataataattatttattataattttattctaatataaatatataatataaaatatataaatattttattataattcgcTGCGGATTGGATGTGCAGCGATATGGTGGGAATACTTGCAAAAGTTAAGGGAAgtagaaaaattgttcaaaaattTGAGATGCATTATTGTACATTGacatactttattttattataatgctCAAGATATGCACAAGATAAATATGTTCAAGATTTCAACCAGCGGCCAGCGATTTTGAGCGATTATCTTTTACACCGCTTAATGTCAGAGTGAAACAGTTATCTTTACTTCACCGAACACTTAGAATTTCTATAATACGCACTATACATATGCAGTGTATAGTGGTAAAGATCTGGTTACAGTAATGGAACCTACTCTCTCTTTGTCTGTCTAAAAATTGTCTCCATGTTCAGCAGTAACAGATGTTGCCTCTAGACGCAATATGAATATGCTCTAAGCTggagacaatttgagaaaaggagatacgcaagattattcaagccttgcggttcgtttttatagccaccgattatcaacaactataaaaacgagccgcaaaactCGAATACATAATCGcacgtatctactcttcccaaattgtccatttttgtgtacaagctgagcgtcaattagggagaatttactgtaatgcaTAGAACATGCTATATGATCTATCAAAGAATTGCTTTCTCCATCTAACCAATTGCTCAACCTTCCGCGCACGACGATTTTATCAATAATCaatgaattttataaataaatgtacagTATATTTTCTAAGTTTGCACGCGATGCGTAGAATCGGcgtcgattaatcgtatctgctcttcccaaattgtccatattcgtgaacaatctcagcgtcgattgggaagaatttactgtagtagcATCGGCATTCCTAATACATTCCCAATGGATTAGCCGGCTAATTTCGTTAAGAGCCGCCGCACATGTTCCTAATGGCTCGCGACGCTTGTTTGCAGAGGATCACGCGAAAGGGCTGAGCACGTTCACCATAATGGCGGGCCTCGGCGGGTTCATGGGCTACGGTTTGGGCGGCATCAACTGGGACGCCACCACGATCGGCGTGATGCTCGGTGGTCATCTGCACGCGACCTTCACGCTGATCACCATCATCTTCATCATCTGCGTGTTCTGCACGATCACCAGTTTCAAGGAGATCCCCCTCGAGCTGCTGGAGAGGGAGGAGTACCAGCAACTTCAAGAGCAAAAGGTTCGTCGTCGCGGCGATGTCATGACAAGTGGACAGCCGATTTCACGGGTTCCTGGAATTACGAGCGGGGCGAACCACGGGAACGCGACGCCGTCGGACTTCAACGATCTGCTTCTTATATTTTTAGAACTAAATTATTAGAACTTAATTAgaactaaattaaattagaaccaaatataaaaataactctAAAATTATGCGGAGACAAGAATAAATATGCGATTTGGTTCTTGTTTCTTGCGATCGGTGCGCACAATTTGTatgttgcataaagatccgcgagcTGTCGGCAAGCAAAATCGCGTCTAAAAAGAAGATGCGCTCGGAAGTTGTAGTAGATATGTTCTTGTCCAGATGGCTGGCGAAGATAGACAGGACGAGGGGAAGGAGCACGACAGGATCACGACGGAGGAGTCCGTGTCTTACGGGACCTTGGACAACGATCAGGACACTGCGAAGAAAGACGTAAGCGATAGACGATCGTTTCGTACACCTTGTAGCGATTCGAACGAACGATCGACGAATAATCACACGCGTCAACGATGAACAGGAATTCGTCCTGAAACCGCTGCCGGTACCGGAGCCGGAGAAAAGGGCCGGACAGGTGCCTATGTTGCCGGACGCCGTACCGCAAGAGACCGATTGCGGAACATTCGGTTTGGAAGATCCTGACGCGAACCCCAAGGCCACGTTGCGGGAGTACCTGATGTCCATTGTCTACATGCCGTACAGTCTACGCATGGTGTGCCTGACGAACCTGTTCTGCTGGATGGCACACGTCTGCTATTCCCTGTACTTCACGGATTTCGTCGGCGAAGCGGTCTACGGTGGTAATCCGCAGGTAAATCGATTCGATCGATACGCAAAATACTGAAGCATCATCAAGATTATGGTACCACCGGGAattgagaggttcctgaggtcgtttgaagcaacttcttccttggcgaaaacgcaatccgcggctttgttcgcgagttatcaacgaaaaacagcgaccaatgagaggcgagcgcggctggcgcgaggccgCCGAGCCAATcgacggaactgggcttcgtgcgctcgtcgactgggccgcctcgcgtcagccgagctcgcctctcattggtcacggtgcTCCGAAGAGAatgtttgtaaaggagaaagttacttcgaacgatCTCAGGTACGCCTAagaagtaataataattatatatatatatagtattaataattttgaaacaccctgtacacgtAATACGATAACTCGTCGACTGATGAAACTTCACTCGTAGGCGCCGGACGGTAGCGAGGAGCGGGAGCTCTACGAAAGCGGCGTGAGATTCGGTTGCTGGGGAATGTCCATGTACTCGTTGTCCTGCTCCTGTTACTCGTTGGTCATCGAAAGGTTGATCGAACGCTACAAGTAACCTCCTTTTTTCTTCGATAAATCGACTGCGGATGTTTCTgcgaattcttataaaataacTCGTCTCCGTGGCGGGGTAACGCGCGACAAACGAACTTCGCAATTTACTTAGGCAAATTTTCTCGTAGCCGGTGAACGCACAAAGATTCGAAGTCCTGTGTCAACGGAACGATGCTCCGCGATACCTGTTCTAAAGTATTTCTGAATTCGAACAGAGCCAGAAGAGTTTACGTCTGCGGCCTGCTCTTCTACAGTACAGGAATGATGATGATGGCGCTGACCAAACATCCCGTGGGAGTGATCGTGTTCTCCTGGACAGCCGGAGTGATGTACTCCACTCTGTTCACCATGCCGTACTTGTTGGTGGCGCATTACCACGCTTCCTCGACGGTGAGTGTAACGAGAACTCTCCCGTCGCCGTTGTAAAAAATGTCCAGAACAATCTCCATCGTAAAACGGTAGTGCGTCCAATTGCTCCCGGCGGGACGATAAGACCAAAGTTCTCCCGGAGGATTACGCGAAACCGGAGACGCGCGATGATAGACCTCTTCGGGACGATCA
Proteins encoded in this window:
- the lovit gene encoding loss of visual transmission isoform X2; the protein is MVDKLHEYEGFAGRVHGVRDKIKEKWEVWKEWKSGVPLDQGVEGVLNHLRGPPKLERTLDDYAHVYRKKSRGELVRVSAAVMGIEFSYAAETAFVSPTLLKIGVDHQHMTLVWALSPLIGFFVTPILGSLSDRCRSKHGRRRPFIFLLAIGVLIGLILVPNGEGLGYAFGDTPPVHTNYTVPLGHRTTAKQGKEDAPKPPSHSWGIFFTILGTVLLDFDADACQSPARAYLLDVTTPEDHAKGLSTFTIMAGLGGFMGYGLGGINWDATTIGVMLGGHLHATFTLITIIFIICVFCTITSFKEIPLELLEREEYQQLQEQKMAGEDRQDEGKEHDRITTEESVSYGTLDNDQDTAKKDEFVLKPLPVPEPEKRAGQVPMLPDAVPQETDCGTFGLEDPDANPKATLREYLMSIVYMPYSLRMVCLTNLFCWMAHVCYSLYFTDFVGEAVYGGNPQAPDGSEERELYESGVRFGCWGMSMYSLSCSCYSLVIERARRVYVCGLLFYSTGMMMMALTKHPVGVIVFSWTAGVMYSTLFTMPYLLVAHYHASSTFEVTADGEAVQSEGVRGLGTDVAIVSSMVFLAQFLLSCCLGTIVSKSGTTTAVVCVASTLAACGAISATQIMYLDL
- the lovit gene encoding loss of visual transmission isoform X1, with protein sequence MVDKLHEYEGFAGRVHGVRDKIKEKWEVWKEWKSGVPLDQGVEGVLNHLRGPPKLERTLDDYAHVYRKKSRGELVRVSAAVMGIEFSYAAETAFVSPTLLKIGVDHQHMTLVWALSPLIGFFVTPILGSLSDRCRSKHGRRRPFIFLLAIGVLIGLILVPNGEGLGYAFGDTPPVHTNYTVPLGHRTTAKQGKEDAPKPPSHSWGIFFTILGTVLLDFDADACQSPARAYLLDVTTPEDHAKGLSTFTIMAGLGGFMGYGLGGINWDATTIGVMLGGHLHATFTLITIIFIICVFCTITSFKEIPLELLEREEYQQLQEQKMAGEDRQDEGKEHDRITTEESVSYGTLDNDQDTAKKDEFVLKPLPVPEPEKRAGQVPMLPDAVPQETDCGTFGLEDPDANPKATLREYLMSIVYMPYSLRMVCLTNLFCWMAHVCYSLYFTDFVGEAVYGGNPQAPDGSEERELYESGVRFGCWGMSMYSLSCSCYSLVIERLIERYKARRVYVCGLLFYSTGMMMMALTKHPVGVIVFSWTAGVMYSTLFTMPYLLVAHYHASSTFEVTADGEAVQSEGVRGLGTDVAIVSSMVFLAQFLLSCCLGTIVSKSGTTTAVVCVASTLAACGAISATQIMYLDL